In Papaver somniferum cultivar HN1 chromosome 1, ASM357369v1, whole genome shotgun sequence, a genomic segment contains:
- the LOC113349320 gene encoding factor of DNA methylation 1-like has translation MEDDDADLESKKKLEELTKDLKEEIEGLEALNQTLTVKERESNDELQDARKELIKELKELGSRAPVRVKRMGEIDVKPFQDACKKKYTSDEAEVQASILCTHWQDEIKDPNWFPFVNVKVRNDVYKTKIDEKDERLSRLRNDMGDEVFKAVATAILELNDYNGSGRYIVPELWNFKEGRKATLKEGIQRLLSKSMKKK, from the exons ATGGAAGATGATGATGCAGACTTGGAGtcgaagaagaagttagaagaattAACCAAAGATCTGAAAGAAGAAATCGAAGGTCTTGAAGCCCTTAACCAGACTCTTACCGTCAAGGAACGAGAAAGCAATGACGAGCTGCAGGATGCTCGAAAAGAACTAATTAAG GAATTGAAAGAATTAGGCAGTCGTGCTCCGGTCCGAGTTAAGAGAATGGGGGAAATTGATGTTAAACCTTTCCAGGATGCATGCAAGAAAAAGTATACCTCTGATGAAGCAGAGGTGCAGGCTTCTATACTGTGCACTCATTGGCAAGATGAAATTAAAGACCCAAATTGGTTTCCTTTTGTAAATGTCAAGGTTCGGAATGATGTATATAAG ACAAAGATAGATGAGAAGGATGAAAGGTTGAGTCGCTTGAGGAATGACATGGGTGACGAGGTATTCAAAGCTGTTGCAACTGCTATATTGGAGTTAAATGACTACAATGGGAGTGGGAGGTACATAGTCCCAGAATTATGGAACTTCAAAGAAGGCAGAAAGGCAACTTTGAAGGAGGGTATCCAAAGATTATTAAGCAAATCAATGAAAAAGAAGTGA